The proteins below come from a single Miscanthus floridulus cultivar M001 chromosome 1, ASM1932011v1, whole genome shotgun sequence genomic window:
- the LOC136471470 gene encoding uncharacterized protein isoform X2 has translation MLFSWRPLAAALHLAPLSPPLLLFFASASSSCSPTAAAASASGSRGCTAVRMDSGAVDTASTGAVWSTPSAEPRSISVGKEVFCNRSLNMRNIRAVGFDMDYTLAQYKPETFEALAYYGTIEKLVKDLRYPEELLTWEFDWKYMVRGLVLDKKRGNILKMDRHKYVKVAYHGFKELSKEEKVAAYGSTLIRDSFDEPDYALIDTLFSLGEAYLFAQLVDFIDKNPGKVPAGTDYPLMYRDVRSAVDLCHRDGTLKRMVAKDPARYINEDLAIVPMLEMIRKSGRSTFLVTNSLWDYTDVVMNYLCGPYTSDVGSGLNHNWLQYFDIVITGSSKPRFFHDDNRAGLFEVEPDSGKLLNADIQIGSPRSSHQHSTPVQKVYQGGNVGHLHRLLSVASSSQILYVGDHIYGDILRSKKVLGWRTMLVIPELEQEVKLLSKSKSTRKELRHLRMERDSIEDRIHHLEWSLKNRESMFAAFIRRLRGNIIRSFIRCGDSS, from the exons ATGCTCTTCTCCTGGAGGCCTCTCGCCGCTGCTCTCCACCTCGCGCCCCTCTCGCCTccgctgctcctcttcttcgCGTCCGCGTCCTCCTCCTGCtcgcccaccgccgccgccgcgtcggcctccGGCTCCAGAG GTTGCACTGCTGTAAGGATGGACAGCGGTGCGGTGGACACAGCGTCCACTGGGGCAGTATGGTCAACACCTTCGGCAGAACCGAGAAGCATTTCTGTCGGGAAGGAGGTATTCTGCAATAGGTCACTCAACATGAGGAACATTAGGGCAGTGGGATTTGATATGGACTACACTCTGGCACAGTACAAGCCTGAGACCTTCGAGGCCCTTGCTTACTATGGTACAATAGAGAAGCTTGTGAAGGATCTGCGCTACCCTGAAGAG CTGCTGACTTGGGAGTTTGATTGGAAATATATGGTCAGAGGACTAGTTCTTGATAAGAAGAGAGGAAATATCTTGAAG ATGGATCGACACAAGTATGTAAAAGTTGCATACCATGGTTTTAAGGAACTGTCGAAAGAAGAAAAAGTTGCTGCTTATGGGAGTACATTGATAAGAGATTCATTTGATGAACCTGATTATGCCCTTATAGATACACTTTTCTCACTGGGTGAAGCTTATCTATTTGCTCAGCTTGTTGATTTCATCGACAAGAATCCTGGAAAAGTACCTGCAGGCACAGA CTATCCACTTATGTACAGAGATGTGAGGTCTGCGGTTGACTTGTGTCATCGTGATGGAACTTTAAAGCGCATGGTCGCGAAGGATCCTGCCAG GTACATCAATGAGGACTTGGCAATTGTACCAATGCTTGAAATGATCAGGAAATCTGGACGCTCAACATTCTTAGTGACGAATAG TTTGTGGGACTACACCGATGTTGTCATGAACTACCTTTGTGGGCCATACACTTCAGATGTAGGCTCTGGTCTCAACCACAACTGGCTTCAATATTTTGATATTGTAATAACAGGCAG TTCGAAGCCACGTTTCTTCCATGATGATAACCGTGCAGGCCTCTTTGAAGTTGAGCCTGATTCTGGAAAACTTCTGAATGCTGATATTCAG ATCGGAAGCCCAAGATCAAGTCATCAACACTCAACACCAGTTCAGAAAGTTTACCAG GGAGGCAATGTTGGTCATCTCCACAGATTACTTTCTGTTGCTTCTAGTTCACAG ATTctctatgttggtgatcacatATATGGAGATATTCTGCGGAGCAAGAAAGTTCTAG GCTGGCGGACTATGCTAGTGATTCCAGAACTAGAACAAGAGGTGAAGCTTCTCTCAAAATCAAAGTCTACTCGGAAG GAGCTTAGACATCTTCGAATGGAACGTGATTCAATTGAAGACAGAATCCATCATCTTGAATGGTCTCTTAA AAACAGAGAGAGCATGTTCGCCGCCTTCATCAGGAGGCTCAGAGGCAACATCATCAGAAG TTTCATAAGGTGTGGGGACAGCTCATGA
- the LOC136471470 gene encoding uncharacterized protein isoform X1, translating into MLFSWRPLAAALHLAPLSPPLLLFFASASSSCSPTAAAASASGSRGCTAVRMDSGAVDTASTGAVWSTPSAEPRSISVGKEVFCNRSLNMRNIRAVGFDMDYTLAQYKPETFEALAYYGTIEKLVKDLRYPEELLTWEFDWKYMVRGLVLDKKRGNILKMDRHKYVKVAYHGFKELSKEEKVAAYGSTLIRDSFDEPDYALIDTLFSLGEAYLFAQLVDFIDKNPGKVPAGTDYPLMYRDVRSAVDLCHRDGTLKRMVAKDPARYINEDLAIVPMLEMIRKSGRSTFLVTNSLWDYTDVVMNYLCGPYTSDVGSGLNHNWLQYFDIVITGSSKPRFFHDDNRAGLFEVEPDSGKLLNADIQIGSPRSSHQHSTPVQKVYQGGNVGHLHRLLSVASSSQILYVGDHIYGDILRSKKVLGWRTMLVIPELEQEVKLLSKSKSTRKELRHLRMERDSIEDRIHHLEWSLKLDDVTENQKDKLFSEHDNLLKQREHVRRLHQEAQRQHHQKFHKVWGQLMKTGYQNSRFAHQVERFACLYSSQVTNFGLYSPNKYYRPSEDYMPHEFDVLGLSEQSLLLLGVPRSN; encoded by the exons ATGCTCTTCTCCTGGAGGCCTCTCGCCGCTGCTCTCCACCTCGCGCCCCTCTCGCCTccgctgctcctcttcttcgCGTCCGCGTCCTCCTCCTGCtcgcccaccgccgccgccgcgtcggcctccGGCTCCAGAG GTTGCACTGCTGTAAGGATGGACAGCGGTGCGGTGGACACAGCGTCCACTGGGGCAGTATGGTCAACACCTTCGGCAGAACCGAGAAGCATTTCTGTCGGGAAGGAGGTATTCTGCAATAGGTCACTCAACATGAGGAACATTAGGGCAGTGGGATTTGATATGGACTACACTCTGGCACAGTACAAGCCTGAGACCTTCGAGGCCCTTGCTTACTATGGTACAATAGAGAAGCTTGTGAAGGATCTGCGCTACCCTGAAGAG CTGCTGACTTGGGAGTTTGATTGGAAATATATGGTCAGAGGACTAGTTCTTGATAAGAAGAGAGGAAATATCTTGAAG ATGGATCGACACAAGTATGTAAAAGTTGCATACCATGGTTTTAAGGAACTGTCGAAAGAAGAAAAAGTTGCTGCTTATGGGAGTACATTGATAAGAGATTCATTTGATGAACCTGATTATGCCCTTATAGATACACTTTTCTCACTGGGTGAAGCTTATCTATTTGCTCAGCTTGTTGATTTCATCGACAAGAATCCTGGAAAAGTACCTGCAGGCACAGA CTATCCACTTATGTACAGAGATGTGAGGTCTGCGGTTGACTTGTGTCATCGTGATGGAACTTTAAAGCGCATGGTCGCGAAGGATCCTGCCAG GTACATCAATGAGGACTTGGCAATTGTACCAATGCTTGAAATGATCAGGAAATCTGGACGCTCAACATTCTTAGTGACGAATAG TTTGTGGGACTACACCGATGTTGTCATGAACTACCTTTGTGGGCCATACACTTCAGATGTAGGCTCTGGTCTCAACCACAACTGGCTTCAATATTTTGATATTGTAATAACAGGCAG TTCGAAGCCACGTTTCTTCCATGATGATAACCGTGCAGGCCTCTTTGAAGTTGAGCCTGATTCTGGAAAACTTCTGAATGCTGATATTCAG ATCGGAAGCCCAAGATCAAGTCATCAACACTCAACACCAGTTCAGAAAGTTTACCAG GGAGGCAATGTTGGTCATCTCCACAGATTACTTTCTGTTGCTTCTAGTTCACAG ATTctctatgttggtgatcacatATATGGAGATATTCTGCGGAGCAAGAAAGTTCTAG GCTGGCGGACTATGCTAGTGATTCCAGAACTAGAACAAGAGGTGAAGCTTCTCTCAAAATCAAAGTCTACTCGGAAG GAGCTTAGACATCTTCGAATGGAACGTGATTCAATTGAAGACAGAATCCATCATCTTGAATGGTCTCTTAA ACTTGATGACGTCACAGAAAATCAGAAGGATAAGTTGTTCTCTGAACATGACAATCTGCTG AAACAGAGAGAGCATGTTCGCCGCCTTCATCAGGAGGCTCAGAGGCAACATCATCAGAAG TTTCATAAGGTGTGGGGACAGCTCATGAAGACTGGGTACCAAAATTCCAGATTTGCTCATCAG GTTGAGAGATTTGCATGCTTGTACAGCAGCCAGGTTACAAACTTCGGTTTGTATTCCCCCAACAAGTACTATCGTCCGAGCGAAGATTACATGCCCCACGAGTTTGATGTGCTTGGgctgtcggagcagtccctgctGCTGCTTGGAGTTCCCCGTAGTAATTGA